A region from the Nonlabens sp. YIK11 genome encodes:
- the folB gene encoding dihydroneopterin aldolase: protein MHKIILNNVRVYTNHGCLTEEELIGSEYRVDLEVTTDLTKSSQTDDLNDTVDYVYLNKVIKEEMAVRSKLLEHVAQRIIDRIFTDENMVKEIQVKVSKLNPPLGGDVEMVTIQMEQSR, encoded by the coding sequence ATGCATAAAATTATCCTGAACAACGTTCGCGTCTATACCAATCACGGCTGTCTGACCGAAGAAGAACTGATAGGCAGTGAATATCGAGTAGATCTTGAAGTTACCACAGATCTTACCAAAAGCTCGCAAACAGACGACTTGAACGATACCGTGGATTATGTATACCTCAATAAAGTCATCAAAGAAGAAATGGCGGTGCGTTCCAAACTACTGGAACACGTGGCCCAACGCATCATTGATCGAATCTTTACGGATGAAAACATGGTGAAGGAAATACAGGTAAAGGTCTCAAAATTGAATCCACCACTAGGCGGTGATGTGGAGATGGTCACCATACAAATGGAGCAATCGCGTTAG
- a CDS encoding glutamine--tRNA ligase/YqeY domain fusion protein, with protein sequence MSDTVKRNNFIEDIIDEDLENGLEKEKLRFRFPPEPNGFLHIGHASAICLNFGLGEKYGQPVNLRFDDTNPAKEEAKFVDAIKNDVEWLGYKWDNLCYASDYFQQLYDWAIQLIKDGKAYVDSQSSATIAEQKGTPTEPGVDSPYRNRSVEENLELFEGMKNGEYGESEHVLRAKIDMKSTNMLMRDPIMYRVVDRAHHRTGTDWKIYPMYDWTHGESDYIEQITHSFCTLEFLPHRELYNWFLDQLVDPNKIRPKQREFARRNVSHTVTSKRKLQQLVEQGVVNGWDDPRMTTISGLRRRGYTADAIKNFAESVGIARRENLVDMNHLEFHLREDLNKKADRVMCVLDPVKLVITNYPDGQTEMLDAENSQEDESRGYREVPFSKELYIEREDFKESANKKYFRLSIGKEVRLKNAYIIKGESCVKDADGNITEIHATYDPDSKSGSGTEASMRRVKGTLHWVSKEHAVPVEVRLYDRLFTVPSPDTDKEKDFMEFVNKDSLETITAMAEPAMKNLKVGETVQFQRLGYFCVDPDTTADHMVFNRTVTLRDTWAKVENAD encoded by the coding sequence ATGAGCGATACGGTAAAGCGCAACAATTTTATAGAAGACATCATTGACGAGGACCTAGAAAATGGCCTTGAAAAAGAAAAATTACGGTTTAGATTCCCACCAGAACCTAACGGTTTTCTTCACATAGGACATGCCAGTGCCATCTGCCTCAACTTTGGGTTGGGAGAAAAATATGGCCAGCCAGTCAATTTGCGTTTTGACGATACCAATCCTGCAAAGGAAGAAGCCAAATTTGTCGACGCCATCAAGAATGACGTGGAATGGTTGGGTTACAAATGGGACAATCTATGCTATGCTTCAGATTACTTTCAGCAGTTATATGATTGGGCGATACAGCTTATCAAGGATGGAAAAGCCTATGTAGATTCCCAATCCAGCGCCACCATTGCAGAACAAAAAGGAACGCCTACAGAACCTGGTGTGGACAGCCCATATAGAAACCGTAGCGTAGAAGAAAACCTGGAGCTATTTGAAGGCATGAAGAATGGCGAGTATGGTGAGTCAGAACACGTGCTGCGTGCCAAAATCGATATGAAATCCACCAACATGCTCATGCGGGATCCCATCATGTATCGTGTGGTAGACCGTGCACATCATCGTACGGGAACAGATTGGAAAATCTATCCTATGTATGACTGGACGCATGGTGAGAGCGACTACATAGAGCAGATCACACATTCCTTTTGTACCCTAGAGTTTTTACCACATAGAGAATTGTATAATTGGTTTCTCGATCAATTGGTAGATCCTAATAAAATAAGACCTAAGCAGCGTGAGTTTGCCAGACGCAACGTATCGCATACGGTAACGAGCAAGCGCAAGTTGCAGCAGTTGGTAGAGCAAGGCGTTGTCAATGGATGGGACGACCCTAGAATGACCACTATTAGTGGATTGCGAAGACGTGGCTACACGGCAGATGCCATCAAGAACTTTGCAGAATCTGTTGGTATTGCAAGAAGAGAGAACCTTGTAGATATGAATCACCTAGAGTTTCATTTGCGGGAAGACCTTAACAAAAAAGCAGATCGCGTGATGTGTGTGCTGGATCCCGTAAAATTGGTCATTACCAACTATCCAGATGGACAAACTGAAATGCTGGACGCAGAGAACAGCCAGGAAGATGAGTCTCGCGGTTACCGCGAAGTCCCTTTTTCCAAAGAGCTCTACATCGAGCGTGAGGACTTTAAAGAAAGTGCCAACAAGAAATATTTTAGACTCTCCATAGGTAAAGAGGTCAGGCTCAAAAATGCCTACATTATCAAGGGAGAATCCTGTGTCAAGGATGCTGATGGTAACATCACAGAAATCCATGCTACCTATGATCCAGATTCTAAAAGCGGTAGCGGTACTGAGGCTAGCATGCGCCGTGTGAAAGGAACTTTACACTGGGTAAGTAAAGAACATGCCGTGCCAGTAGAGGTTCGCTTGTATGATCGATTATTCACCGTTCCGTCACCAGATACCGATAAGGAAAAGGATTTTATGGAATTTGTCAATAAGGATTCTCTAGAAACGATCACCGCAATGGCAGAACCTGCCATGAAGAACCTCAAAGTAGGAGAAACGGTCCAGTTCCAGCGTTTGGGATACTTCTGTGTGGATCCAGACACCACTGCAGACCATATGGTATTTAACCGTACGGTGACCTTGCGGG